ATTTGTAAAGCATACACCACACGCGTGGGTGCAGGTCCATTTCCAACAGAATTATACAATGCCGATGGCATGTGCGATGACAAAAATGCAGGTAAACACATGGCAGAAAAAGGCCAAGAGTTTGGTGCAACCACAGGTCGTCCGCGTAGAACAGGTTGGTTTGATGCTGTTGTGGTACAACATGCAGTGCGCATCAATGGTGTAACAGGTTTAGCGATTACCAAACTGGATGTATTAGACGGACTTGAAGAAGTGAAATTATGTGTGGGTTATGAACGCAATGGTGAACGCCTGCAATCCATTCCAGCATGCGCCAAAGCTTTGGAAGAATGCATACCCGTGTATGAAACCTTAGCAGGTTGGTCAGACAGTACATTTGGTTTGAAAGACATCACACAACTCCCTGATGCGGCAAAAGCCTTGCTAAAACGCATTGAAGAAGTTTGTGAATGCCCAATCACGATGCTTTCAACAGGCCCCGACCGCGACCATATTTGTCATTTATAATATAACAATTGACCATTCCTGCTAGTGTAGGAATGGTGTTAATAAAAGAATTTGTGTGTTGTATAGCGTATTTAACTATTCATTTATTCTGCATAAACCATCAAACTCACAATAGGTGCAAGCCTGCGCATTTTTTGGGCTTACTTGGGCTTCACCAGCCATAAACTCATCGGCTAGATTGTTTAAAGTGTCTTTCCAGTGTTCGGTTAAGGCTTGCCAGTCTTCAGGTTGGTCGTTACGTGGTTTGTAGGCTTTAAGTTTGGGTAATATGTCAGCGTCTTGACTAAAACCCTCAAATTTCACTTCGCCATTACGCACTTGCGCAAAAGTTAAAACATCGACTTGGCTGTTGCTTGCTTGAGATGCCATATAATAAATGGGTAATTGGGGTTCATCGGGGCGATCACCCAAAGCTTTGTTTGCTGAAACCAAGCCTGTTTTATAGTCGATAATGATATGATGACCACTGGCGGTTTTGTCACTTCTATCGATTTTGGTATGTAATACCAAGGGTGAAGATGTACCCAATGTTACAGTCTGTTCAAATTCAAAACCTGTGACTGTGAATGGTTCGCGTGTGCTTTCAAAGTGTAACCACTGCTGCATAAGCTGCTGTAAACGCTTGGTTTCCAAGGTTTTTATATCTTGTGGTACAAGCCTTTTGATGGCTGACCAAGCATGGGCTGCAGCAGCTTGGATGTGTTGGTCTAAAGAATCTTGGTTGATATATTGAAGTAAGGTGGTTGAGTTTTTGGCATGTTTCCAAAAGTATTCTAGGGCAGCATGTAATAAAGTGCCTTGCTCTGCAGCGGTTAAACCCAGCGTGGGTGTTTCTAAGCCGCGCAAACGCAATCGATAGCGGGCAAAAGCTTGAAAAGGACATGCCGATTGCGCTTTAATGATGCCCGTTCCACCTTTTATGTTTTCATCTGTTGTTATCGCTAACATTGTATCAGCAATGTTGGATGTAGATGCCTGATGCTGTTGCAGGTCTAATGCATAACGACTGGAATCATGGTTTGAACCCGCTTGCTCTGTAATATGTTTAACAAATGGCGAGGCTTGTACCTCTTGCCCACCTTTGAGGCTTGCATAACTTACCGATAATGTGGGTGCAATATGCTGAATATGTTGCCACACGCTTTGCGCATACAACCATTCGCGTTCGCTATTGGCATGGGGTGTTTGGTATTGCGTTTGTATATCAAAAGGAATGAGTGGGTGAGGCTTGGCAGCAGGTGGCCATGTTGCATCATCCATACCAAGCACAAATGCATGGTCAAAGGACAAATTGGCGGCTTCAAGTAACCCCATGATTTGAATGTTTGCAAGCCCTGGTGCGGGGCGAAAAACATGTTCAAATGCATGTTCTTGTATATGTGATAATGCTTCAGACCAAGTGATGAAACCACAAAAGTCATCCAAGGCGGGTAAGGAGCTTATCAATGTTTTCCAGTTCTCATGCTGTGCTATTTCATAGGGCAGCGTAAAGCTTTGGCTATTCCAGAAGATACTATCCAAGAATGGCTCGCTTAGGCTAAGCCATTGGGATAATAGTTGTTTGTGAGGCGCGTTTTTTAATGTTTGTTGCTGTTGTAAGATGCATTCAAGGGTGTGGATCAAATGACTGAGGTCAACATCACTTTCTTGGCACAAGTTAAGTAGTTGCTCAGTGTTTAGGTTATATTGGTTTTGCTGCCGTAAGAAGGCATCAAAAGCTGTACGTTGGTTGGCTTCTTCATTATAACCTTGAACATATGGGTTAAGTAAGAACTGACTTATACCTTGAAAGTCTAGGCTGTATTGTTGGGTTAAGCGCAGGAAATGCAATGCCGTTTGAATAAGCGGCTGATTGGCAAGTGGTGAACCCAAAGATATATTGAAGTATGCGCCTTGTTCATCGGCATTGCTTTCTAAACTTAAGCTAGGCGCAAGTTCTTCAGAAAATATTTGGCGAATGGTGGGGGCAATGCGCTCTAAATTGGGTATAAGTACGGCAATGGTATGTTTAGGGTGTTGCACGTTGTATTTCCTGATTTGTTGACAAACTTGTCTGATTTCAACCTCTTCATCTTGATATTTAAACAATGAAATGACTGCTTTGGGTTGGTCATTGGTGACGGTATTAATGCTGCAACCTTGTTGTTGTAAATGTTCAAGGTAGCGGACTTGGGCTGGGCTAAAGCTATCAAAACCATCCAATACAATATGGGTTTGTGAGCCTGTCACCTGAGTTTGTTGCAGTGCCTCGAGGATTTGGAAAGCAAGGTAGTGCTCAGTTTTTTCTTGAATGTTTTGCTGCCAGCGCCATAAAGCAAGGTGCTCTTCCCCTGCATATTGTAAACAGCTGGGGTCAATGTGGAAGTCTGCCAATATTTGTCTGGCATCCATAGCCTGTTTGCTTAATGCCTTGGGGTTGAGTACATGCACTTGTGGGTCTTGGGTTATGCATGTTTGCCATAATAACGTTTCTTGCTGTTTGTTGAGCCATAAACCAATATTGGCATCAGTCCATTGTTGGCGCAGCCAAGTTGACCATGGTAAAACTTGTGGTGTTTCCCATGCTGTTTTGCCAAGCTTTAGCTGTTGTTTTTCAAAAGCCTGTAGACGAAACCTTGCCAATCGCTGGTTGGATGTGATAAGAATACTTTGATTGTTTAATGTTGCGTAAAGCTTGGAAGCAGGAATTTGTGAAAATGCATTGTATGTCACAGATATAGGCTTGCAATTTGTCATGTTTTGGTCTTCAATCATGGTTGCTTAAAGGTGAGAACGGGTTGAGACAGGTATTTCCCCAAAGATAAGGAGAGAAAATGAGCGAAGTTAAAGTCAGTTGCCCACGTTGTAAGGAAAAGTTTGAAGCTGAAGAAGCTGAGGTTTATGAGTGCCCCAAATGTGGTACGAGCATTGTGCAAGAAAAAGATAATTCTGACCAAGAAAAAACCCAAATATTTAAAGCCTAACTTCATTTGGTCTTTTCTTTGAAGACTTGTGCTGGCACAAAGTTTCCCTCAGCGTCAATGTGAGCTGGTATATAGGTTTGTTCTGGCGCTGGGGTGTCATCAATTTGCCAAACTAAAAAGGCTGTGCAAAGAATGCTAATCAGTAGCCAAAGGAAAATAAAAGGTTTACTGATGCGTTTTTTATGAATAGGCGTAACATCAATAATCTCAGGTTCGTGTTGTTTTTTTGAAAGCTTTTTCAGCCATTTTGCACGCATATAAAACCATGTAAGGCGTAATAAAAGCATCAATAAAGCAGGGCCAAAAAAACCGAGTAATGTTAGGAATAAATAACGCATTAGCTTTGCATCAACACGCGAAGTTGCCCTGCATAAGTTTCAGGGTCTGGTTCTTGTCCTGTACGTTGCGATTGATAAACCGTTTCCGCCAACACTTCTAAAATAACATGTAATGTTTCATGACGTTCTTTTTTTAAATTCAGCATATAATGCTCCATGAGTTTTGCTGCTTCTGGCGGATGTTTGGTTGCCAGTTGTTCTTCAATTGCCAGATGAAGGGATAAATGAAGGTAAGGATTCATGCCATCATCGACTTGAAAATCTCTTTCTAGGAAAGTGTCCATATCATTGAAAAAATGATGGTATTCTGGATGCATTGCAATCACCCTAGCAATACGAACTTCCAATGCATTAAGCGGTAAGTCTGCCTGTGCCTTTTGCCAAGCATCCCAAAATATTTGACGATGTGCTCTCAACTGTTCCCTGCTGGGTTGATTGTTTGCCTCTGTCATATCATTACTTTCCTTTTATATGTTATTGTTTTAGCTGTGTGTTGAAGCGTAAACTGCAAAAACATGTTTGTCATCTCATGTTTCGTGAAAATTTATTGTGCAAGAAGCTTTTGAACGTCTATGCTATGGCATATGGCAATGTTAGTTGTTCAAGAAAATGGAAATGAGTGCGAAATTCCTTTACAGGGATCCGTAACGATTGGTAGGCACCCAAGCAATACAATTCGCCTTACTTGCAATGTCGTGTCCAAATATCACGCAATCATTCGCGAAGTGGATGGAACCTTCATTTATGAAGACTTAGGTAGCTCTAACGGTTCCTACTTTCATGAGTTGCGTATCCATGAACACGAATTTAAAAATGGTGATGAAATACGTGTTGGTACAGTGCTTGTCACATTTAAAGAATCTGAATTTGATGATGTGAGTAGCTTGGTTAAGTTTGAACAGTTTGATCCACAACAAACGCAATATGCAGAGCGTGTTGATATTGCTGAAGTGGGGCGTTTTTTGCCTGAGAATGAAGTCCATGATGCCTCAATATTACGCGTGGACTATGAAAAGCTGCGTATGGGGCAGGAATTACTGCAAAGCATTGGGATAGAACGAGATATTCGTAAGTTATTGAATACAATCACAGAACAATTGGTAAGTATGTTTATGGCAGACCGTTGTGTGGTTTTGTTGCTTAACCCTCAAGGTGAGTTTGAGCCAAGAGCTGTTAAAACACTGGGTAACAATAGGGGGAAGGTATCGGTCTCACAAACTGTGCTTAATGAGGTGAAGTCAACCAAGTCTGCTGTATTGTTATCAGATGACTCGCATGCTGGTGAGTTGGCACAGTCTTCATCCTTGGTTTTAATGGGGATTCAATCGGTGATGTGTTCGCCGATTATTCATAATGACAAAGTGATTGGAGCGGTACAGCTTGATTTGCGCAAAGGTCAAGGTGCATTTGTTAAAAAAGACTTGCAGCTTTTGGGCGGTATTGTGGCATATGTTGCGATGGCAGTGGCCAATGCTGGTTTGTCACAAAAAATTGAAAGAGAGGCCAAAACGCAAGCTCAGTTTGAACGTTTGTTATCACCAAGTATTGTGAAACAGCTGGTTTCAGGGCGACTGAAAATTGGTAAAGCGGGAGAGCTTCGTCAGGTGACGATTATGTTTGCGGATATTCGTGGTTTTACGCCTATGAGTCAAAAGGTTTCACCTGCTATTGTGGTGAATATGTTAAACCAATATTTTGAACGTGTGGTGAATATTGTCTTTAAATATGGCGGTACCATCGATAAGTTTATTGGTGATGAGGTCATGATTTTATTTGGTGCCCCCATACCTATGAAAAGACAAGAAGACTCTGCGGTTGCTTGCGCCTTGGAAATTCAGACCATGTTGCGTTCATGGAACAAAGAACGTGCCTTGAAAAGACAGGCGGAAATCCCTGTTGGCATTGGTATCAATAGTGGGGAAGTGGTTGTCGGTTCGATTGGTTCAAGTCTAACTATGCAATATACATGCATTGGTAATGCAGTAAATATAGCTTCACGATTAACGGGTATGGCTAGGGCGGGTGAAGTTGTGGCCAGTAAAGCTACCATGGTGGGTGTGCAGTGTAAGGTGGAATGTGACAAATTGGCTCCAGCCAGTATCAAAGGTATTGATGGACAAGTACAAGCGTATATGGTCAAAGCAATGCATGGTAGGAGCCAAACAGATACTTTGGATGAAGAATAAACAAGAACTAAGTAAAGAAGAAAAAGAACGGCTTATGCGCCAATTGCAATATCGCTTGCGAAGGCAGGGCATGTTAGAATTGGATGCTTGGTTAGCACCGTTGTTTCTTGCTATACATACAGAAAACGCTGAAGTGCTTGTGGCGATAAAAGAAATATTAATGTATGAGGTTCCCGACTTGTTAGCCATGCAAACAGGGGCTTTAGCTATACCAGAGGTCTTAAAACCATGGTTAAAGTCTTAACTGTTTTATGTGTTGTTGCTAGTATTTTGCTTGCCTGTGTTGAGCAAAAAGAGTCGTTTCAAGCGCAAACTGATAAGCCTTTACCCTTGTTGCATATCCAGCCTGAAGTATATCAGCTTGGTGATATTAAAGAGGGGGAGACTGCTGTTGTGACATTTCTTGTTCGCAATAATCATTCAGAGCCTGTTGAGCTGGTGGATATACAGACATCATGTGGTTGTACAGCAGCAGAACCTGATAGTTTTGTGATTATGCCCAATGATTTTACACAGTTGCGGGTAACCGTGGACACGACTGCAAAACAGTCGAATATTAAAAAGTCAATTACAGTGAAAGACTCGTTGGGAAATGAAGCAACAGCTTTGTTAGCGTTTAACGTGGTTGAAAACCCACACTTAAGTTTAAACCGGAAAATTAAAGGTATTTTTGATGGGAAGTGTGCATCGTGTCATTTCGAACCTTTGGTGAAACAACAATCCGCTGCAAAACTATATGCTGTTGGCTGTGCGATGTGTCATGGTGTTGATGCTGAGGGTGAATATGCACCAAAACTAAGAGGTTATGCTTCGTTGTCAGCTTTAAA
The Ghiorsea bivora DNA segment above includes these coding regions:
- a CDS encoding DUF1573 domain-containing protein gives rise to the protein MVKVLTVLCVVASILLACVEQKESFQAQTDKPLPLLHIQPEVYQLGDIKEGETAVVTFLVRNNHSEPVELVDIQTSCGCTAAEPDSFVIMPNDFTQLRVTVDTTAKQSNIKKSITVKDSLGNEATALLAFNVVENPHLSLNRKIKGIFDGKCASCHFEPLVKQQSAAKLYAVGCAMCHGVDAEGEYAPKLRGYASLSALKTIISDGVGRPQMPGFAQKNGGPLTPEQITELSKWLVSLPESVQK
- a CDS encoding succinate dehydrogenase assembly factor 2 — encoded protein: MKNKQELSKEEKERLMRQLQYRLRRQGMLELDAWLAPLFLAIHTENAEVLVAIKEILMYEVPDLLAMQTGALAIPEVLKPWLKS
- a CDS encoding DUF1841 family protein, with the protein product MTEANNQPSREQLRAHRQIFWDAWQKAQADLPLNALEVRIARVIAMHPEYHHFFNDMDTFLERDFQVDDGMNPYLHLSLHLAIEEQLATKHPPEAAKLMEHYMLNLKKERHETLHVILEVLAETVYQSQRTGQEPDPETYAGQLRVLMQS
- a CDS encoding PD-(D/E)XK nuclease family protein, with amino-acid sequence MTNCKPISVTYNAFSQIPASKLYATLNNQSILITSNQRLARFRLQAFEKQQLKLGKTAWETPQVLPWSTWLRQQWTDANIGLWLNKQQETLLWQTCITQDPQVHVLNPKALSKQAMDARQILADFHIDPSCLQYAGEEHLALWRWQQNIQEKTEHYLAFQILEALQQTQVTGSQTHIVLDGFDSFSPAQVRYLEHLQQQGCSINTVTNDQPKAVISLFKYQDEEVEIRQVCQQIRKYNVQHPKHTIAVLIPNLERIAPTIRQIFSEELAPSLSLESNADEQGAYFNISLGSPLANQPLIQTALHFLRLTQQYSLDFQGISQFLLNPYVQGYNEEANQRTAFDAFLRQQNQYNLNTEQLLNLCQESDVDLSHLIHTLECILQQQQTLKNAPHKQLLSQWLSLSEPFLDSIFWNSQSFTLPYEIAQHENWKTLISSLPALDDFCGFITWSEALSHIQEHAFEHVFRPAPGLANIQIMGLLEAANLSFDHAFVLGMDDATWPPAAKPHPLIPFDIQTQYQTPHANSEREWLYAQSVWQHIQHIAPTLSVSYASLKGGQEVQASPFVKHITEQAGSNHDSSRYALDLQQHQASTSNIADTMLAITTDENIKGGTGIIKAQSACPFQAFARYRLRLRGLETPTLGLTAAEQGTLLHAALEYFWKHAKNSTTLLQYINQDSLDQHIQAAAAHAWSAIKRLVPQDIKTLETKRLQQLMQQWLHFESTREPFTVTGFEFEQTVTLGTSSPLVLHTKIDRSDKTASGHHIIIDYKTGLVSANKALGDRPDEPQLPIYYMASQASNSQVDVLTFAQVRNGEVKFEGFSQDADILPKLKAYKPRNDQPEDWQALTEHWKDTLNNLADEFMAGEAQVSPKNAQACTYCEFDGLCRINE
- a CDS encoding adenylate/guanylate cyclase domain-containing protein; this encodes MLVVQENGNECEIPLQGSVTIGRHPSNTIRLTCNVVSKYHAIIREVDGTFIYEDLGSSNGSYFHELRIHEHEFKNGDEIRVGTVLVTFKESEFDDVSSLVKFEQFDPQQTQYAERVDIAEVGRFLPENEVHDASILRVDYEKLRMGQELLQSIGIERDIRKLLNTITEQLVSMFMADRCVVLLLNPQGEFEPRAVKTLGNNRGKVSVSQTVLNEVKSTKSAVLLSDDSHAGELAQSSSLVLMGIQSVMCSPIIHNDKVIGAVQLDLRKGQGAFVKKDLQLLGGIVAYVAMAVANAGLSQKIEREAKTQAQFERLLSPSIVKQLVSGRLKIGKAGELRQVTIMFADIRGFTPMSQKVSPAIVVNMLNQYFERVVNIVFKYGGTIDKFIGDEVMILFGAPIPMKRQEDSAVACALEIQTMLRSWNKERALKRQAEIPVGIGINSGEVVVGSIGSSLTMQYTCIGNAVNIASRLTGMARAGEVVASKATMVGVQCKVECDKLAPASIKGIDGQVQAYMVKAMHGRSQTDTLDEE